The DNA region TCTCTTTGACGAGGAACGGCCGATCATGATCTCACCGGCCATCAACCGCGCCGACCGGCTGTCCGGCAATGCCCGGGACCTGGGCCGGCTTCTGGCCGATTGCCGGAAAAATTTCAACCTCTATGTGTTTCGGGCCGGTAAGCAAAAGACCAAACTGGCGGCCGTGGGCAAGGATGCCTATTGGCGATACAACGTCAACGGCATTGAACTGGACCGGGACGGATTCATGGAGCTGTCCAGGGAAATAAACCTGCAAAAGATCGACTGCCGGCTCCCGGACATTACCGGTGAAAGACACACCCTTTACACCGGGACCTTCCCCTCCTTCTCCGGCAGGTTCCAGCGGCTGGTTATCCGGGAGGCGGAAATCCTTACCGTGCATCCCGAGACCTTGAAGGTCGTCGGGACCACGGGCCGGAAATACTATGAGATCTGCACCCTGCCCAGGCTCTACGATTTTATCAGAAAAATAGCCTGATTTCCCGGGAGCCGGCGGGCTGCCATCCGGGCAACCATAGATTTTTCTTGAATAATTTCCAAAAACCCTCTAATAATCCCTCAGCCGGAAAATGGAGGGGGAAACACCCCGGTGCAAGCTGTCCGGGGCAGGAGACCTGCCGACTGGAAAAGAGTCTACAAAAATAAAGGGAGGAGAGAAAAATGGGAAGCAAGTCGTTGCTGGGTGCGGTGCTGTTCATGGCCGCCCTGGTCTTTATTGCCACCGGAGTACAGGCCAGGAGCATTGACCTGGGCTCGAAAACAATCAACATGAAAAGCCCGGCAGCAAAAAAACCGGCTGTTTTTCCCCATCGCACCCATCAGGAAATAATCGGCTGCGCTGAGTGCCACCATATCTTCGGCGACATCATGACCACTGACAGTTGCCTGTCCTGCCATAACAAGGAGTTGAGCGACCTGAAGCTGAACAGCATGAAAAAGGCGGCCCATGCCCGCTGCCGCGGCTGCCATAAAAAACTGCACAAACAAGGCAATGAGAAAGCGCCGGTCAGGTGCAGCGGCTGCCATCCATACGTGCCGAAAAAATAATCATCGCGGTGGATCATCCCGGGCCGGCTGTCCATCGGACAGCCGGCTTTTTTTGTCGGTCTCGTAAAAACATACGAGACGGACGTGGGTCATGTTGTAACTTGTTGATTTAACTTTGTGGCATTTGAAGCGTTCGGTTTTTTTACGAGTTTGTCTTTTTTGTTTGACTCCGCAAAATCGCCTGCAGAGTGAGCCCCATGTCCAGAGAAGTTACCACCTTCATTGATCCGGACCGCTGCATTGGCTGCGGTCTGTGCTTGCAGGTCTGCCCCTCCGGGACCCTGGCCCTGGAAAACGGCCGGGCCGTGGTTCGAGGGCAGGAGTCCATCCAATGCGGCCACTGTGCGGCAATCTGCCCTGTTGGCGCAATCCGGGTAACTGCCCTGGAGCCGGCCCTTTCCTTTGCCACCTTTGAGACCAAGGAGCAATACCTGGCACCTGGTGATTTTGATCCCGGCGGACTGGTCCAACTGATGCGCGCCCGCCGCTCCTGCCGCAACTACCTGGACCGCCGGGTCGACCGCGACCTGCTTGAGGATCTGGTCAAGATCGGCACCACCGCGCCGTCGGGTACCAACAGCCAGAAATGGACCTTCACCATCCTTGCCACCCGGCAGGAGGTCACTGTGCTGGGCAACCGGATTGCCCTCTTTTTCAAACGGCTCAACCGGCTGGCGGACAACCCCATGGCCCGGCTCTGGTCCCGACTGTTCGGCAACGATGCCCTGGGCCGCTATTACCGCTCCTACTATCAGACCATGGCCAAAGGGTTGCGGGAATGGGAAGAGACCGGCCGGGACCGGCTGTTTCACGGCGCCCCGGCGGTCATCCTGGTGGGATCGACGCCCAACGGCAGTTGTCCCAGGGAAGACGCCCTGCTCGCCACCCAGAACATCCTGCTCGGCGCCCATGCCCTGGGCCTGGGTTCCTGTCTGATCGGCTTTGCCGTGGAGGCGATCAGACACGACCCGTCCATCAAGAAGATCCTGACCGTCCCGGAAGAAGAGCCCATCCACGCGGTCATTGCCCTCGGCTTTCCCAACGAGAGCTACCAGCGGGTAACCGGCCGCCGGCCGGTGGTACCAAGGTATCCGAACCTGAGCGCAGATTCCTGAGGCTCAAGGTGAAAGGTGAAAGGTGAAAGGTGAAAGGTGAAAGGTGAAAGGTGAAAAATAATAATTAGTTAAAGCAGTGACGACAACTTTTTTGTTTGATACCGAACCGATTTTCCCAAACAGAGGCCCTTGTCTTACCACGCCGGACCCACTATCTTCACCGCCCACCGTCCACTGTCCACTATTTTTTCCGTCCTCTGCCCTCTGTCCTCTGTTTTACTGGGTTCACCTCATTGCTCATCGCTCGTTACTCAGCACTAATTCTGTCCTCTGCCCTCCGTCTTCTGTCTTCTGTCCACCGTCCTCCGTCTTCTGTCCTCTGTCCTCTGTCTTCTGATCCCCTAACGCAGGTTATACCGCTGTTGCATGTCCCTGTAGACCATGCTCGACACCTGGCGGATCACATTACCCCGGGCCATCTTCCATTTGCCGTAGTTCCGGGCCCGGTTCTTCTTTTCAATGATGCCGACAATGGCATAGGGATAACGCTGGCCGTCCTTGCCCCTTGGGGCGAGAATCCCCATGTCGCCGCAGAGATGGGCCGTGGTCCCGGTCTTGTTGTAGACCAGGGTGCCCTGGGGCACCACGGTGCCGTTATAGAGCCGGTCCCGGCCGGGCAGGGCCATGAGCCGGCGGATCTCCTTGGCATAGGGCAGCCGGCCGCGCCAGAGGGCGGCCAGAAACTGAAGATAATCACCAAGCGAGGCCCGGTTGCGATAGGTCTGACCGCCGGCCGGGATATACTCGACGATCGAGGTCCGGGTAAAAATCGCACCGTAATGCTGGGTAAGCAGTTTCTGGATCGCGGCCGGGCCGCCCACCTGACGCATGACCCAGTTGGTGGCGCTGTTGTTGCTCCGCTGGATCATGGCCGCCATTTTCGACCGGCTCCGGGGGCCGTACTTGATCCTCCCCTCCTTGACCCGGTGGAAAAAGGCCAGGGCCAGAAAAGGCTTGATCATGCTGGCGGCCTGGAACGACCTGTCCACGTTGATATCCACCAGGCTGGTACGACTGGTCAGGTCATAGACCAGCCAGCCGGTGGACTCATCTCCGGCGATCCGTCCCTTGCGGCGGAGTTGCTTGATATAACGCTCCAACACGGCTTCAAGCGCGCTGTTGCCCGTGGCCGCGGACCCGGCCACGGACTTATGCCGCTTTAACGCCCCCGGCAGCAACAGCCTTGAGCCCGGGCCGCCTTTCTTGACCACAGCCGGTGGCGGACCGCTCGTCTCACCATCCTCCTCGCTGTCCAGCAGGCTCGATTCACCGAACACCACCTCATTGTTGTTCTCCCGGGTGATGCTGGCGCGGATCTTCTTACGGGCCAGCAGCCTGGCATGGCGACGGGCCACGGTGGCGGTTGACCTCCGGTCGCCCCGACGGCGATAGATAAGGGTGTAGTTGCCGGACCCGGTCTTCTCGATGAACAGATTCTTGCCCACCTCCTGGCCGAGATAGCGGTAAATAACACCATACTCCGCCTTGAGGGCCCCAAGGTTGGGACCCAGCCCGTAGCAGACGTTGAACAGATCGAAATAACCGTCGTCCTTGATCTTTACCGCCGGTTCCAGACCGAACCGGACCAGCAGCTGCGTGTGTCGCCGGGCCACCCAGGCCGACGAGGAGGCATCACCGTCCCGGTCGTAAATCAGGCCGTAAAGACCGTTCCGGCCCACCACCCGCAACCGGGCCCCGACCGTGGGACCAAGGACCCGTTCCACCTCCTCCTTGTAGTCAAGCAGGCTGTCCAGGTTCGAATTCCAGATATAGGAGACATCGAACCGGCCGGAATCGTTTCTGGCCGCCGCCTGGTCAAGGAACAGGAAAAACAGGCTGAAAATCAGCAGCAGACGTAAGATTCGGCCAGCAAGGATTCCAGAAACCATGCCTCTTGTCATGCAAACCATTTTCATAATAACAAACCGGACAAACCAGCATGGCTGGACCATAACTTTTGGGCCGCAGCCACAACCAACAATGAAAATCTCTCCGGACAGCGGGCTTTGTCCGGCACGACTTTCATATAAACCAGGCTGATGTTTCCAGGTAAGAGATGCAGAGAACCTACCGAACCGCCGGGAGGCTGTCAAGTCGCCATGCGGCATATGTTCTTATCCTTCCGGACCCGGGCTTGCTTTGGCCGCGTTTTTTATCTTGCTTTCTTTGCTCACTGGCCTTAGCCTCGGAGCAGCCACAACGGACCGGCAGACTATAAATATCCGAGCCCGGAGAGCCCGGCTTTGGACGCCCCTGGAAGGGGCCGGTTTGCTGCCGCTCCTCTAAAAAAAACAATTGACAGACAATCGAACATTCGAGTAACGAACAAAAAATCGATAAGGTCTGTTATAGCCCTTTATTCGTCACTCGTTTGTTCGTCATTCGTTTGCTCGTAATTCAATTCAGAGTTGTATCAATTATCGGCAGAGCCAACTGTCACTGACCTGGCCCCGAGGACCAGGTTTTCAACGCGAGTATAAACGGTATGCCCAGACCCATCCGCCGAATAAGCGCCAATCTGGTTGACCCGGTCCAGGGCCGGATCTATCCCGCCACCCTCTTCACCAGCAACGGCCGGATAAACCGAATCTTGCCGGAAGATACCGCCCAGACCACCTATATCCTGCCCGGCCTGGTCGACGCCCATGTCCATGTGGAAAGCTCAATGCTGGTGCCGACCGAGTTCGCCCGCCAGGCAGTGCGGCACGGCACCGTGGCCGCGGTGTCCGATCCCCACGAGATCGCCAATGTCCTGGGCATTGACGGGGTCTGGTTCATGGTGAAAAACGGAAAGCGATCCCCTTTCAAATTCGCCTTTGGCGCCCCCTCCTGCGTGCCGG from Desulfobacterales bacterium includes:
- a CDS encoding cytochrome c family protein; protein product: MGSKSLLGAVLFMAALVFIATGVQARSIDLGSKTINMKSPAAKKPAVFPHRTHQEIIGCAECHHIFGDIMTTDSCLSCHNKELSDLKLNSMKKAAHARCRGCHKKLHKQGNEKAPVRCSGCHPYVPKK
- a CDS encoding nitroreductase family protein, coding for MSREVTTFIDPDRCIGCGLCLQVCPSGTLALENGRAVVRGQESIQCGHCAAICPVGAIRVTALEPALSFATFETKEQYLAPGDFDPGGLVQLMRARRSCRNYLDRRVDRDLLEDLVKIGTTAPSGTNSQKWTFTILATRQEVTVLGNRIALFFKRLNRLADNPMARLWSRLFGNDALGRYYRSYYQTMAKGLREWEETGRDRLFHGAPAVILVGSTPNGSCPREDALLATQNILLGAHALGLGSCLIGFAVEAIRHDPSIKKILTVPEEEPIHAVIALGFPNESYQRVTGRRPVVPRYPNLSADS
- a CDS encoding class A beta-lactamase-related serine hydrolase, with the protein product MVSGILAGRILRLLLIFSLFFLFLDQAAARNDSGRFDVSYIWNSNLDSLLDYKEEVERVLGPTVGARLRVVGRNGLYGLIYDRDGDASSSAWVARRHTQLLVRFGLEPAVKIKDDGYFDLFNVCYGLGPNLGALKAEYGVIYRYLGQEVGKNLFIEKTGSGNYTLIYRRRGDRRSTATVARRHARLLARKKIRASITRENNNEVVFGESSLLDSEEDGETSGPPPAVVKKGGPGSRLLLPGALKRHKSVAGSAATGNSALEAVLERYIKQLRRKGRIAGDESTGWLVYDLTSRTSLVDINVDRSFQAASMIKPFLALAFFHRVKEGRIKYGPRSRSKMAAMIQRSNNSATNWVMRQVGGPAAIQKLLTQHYGAIFTRTSIVEYIPAGGQTYRNRASLGDYLQFLAALWRGRLPYAKEIRRLMALPGRDRLYNGTVVPQGTLVYNKTGTTAHLCGDMGILAPRGKDGQRYPYAIVGIIEKKNRARNYGKWKMARGNVIRQVSSMVYRDMQQRYNLR